GCCAGCCGGTAGTCCACATTGAGCACCGGCGCCCCGCTGAACTGCGCCAAGTACGAGCACAGCGCCCGGTGCGACGCCAGCGAGCCAAACACAAAACCACCCGCGTGGTGGTAGATGACAAGCCTGCGCGCATCGGCATGGGCCGTGCTCAGCAACTCGGCCGCCATAGTGCCACCCGCCCCGTTGGGGATGTGCAGTGTGCGGACGGGAAGCCCCTGGGCCATAGGCATCTGCGAATTGCTGGCATCAAACCACGCGCGCAACTGCGCGGGGGTGGCTTGCGGTGGCGGCGGGTTTTGCGTGGCCATCTGCAAGATGGCCTGGAGCTGTTGTGCGGACATGTGCGGGCCCTTCGATCACAGGTAGGTGGAGGCGAGTCCGCCATCCACAGGCAGGTTGATGCCGCTCACCCAGCGGGCCGCATCGCTGCACAGGAAGGCGATCACCGGCGCCACTTCGTCGCTGAAGGCCGGGCGCTTCATGCGGTGGGCATCCTTCTCCACGCGCTCCTGGCCCAGCATCTGCACAAAGTCGCCCAGGATGGGCGTGAACACCGGGCCGGGGGCCACGCAGTTCATGCGCACACCGCGCTCCATGAAGATCTTTTGCGACTGGGTGTACGTCCACACAATCAGCGCTTCCTTGAAGTACTGGTAGCAGGTCTCTTGCGGCACGGGGTGCGCAGCCAGCCACTTGGCGCCCTCTTCAAAGCTGGCGGTGGCCCCCAGGGCGCGGTGGGGTTCCAGGCGCTGGGGCCACTCTGCCCCCAGGATGGAGGCAATGTTGACGATGGAACCGCCTTCGCCCATGCGCTCCAGCACGCGGTGCGTGAAGTGGCGCAGGCCCAGGTAATTGACGCGGCCGACCAGCTCGGCGGGCGATGTGCCGGGCACACCCGCAATATTGGCCAGCGCATCCACCTTGGCGGGCAGCCGTGCCATAGCGGCGTCAATCGCCGCAGGATCACCCAGATCTATGGGCACAAAGCCGTCGAGCGTGAGCGTGGGCGCATTGCGGTCCACACCAATCACGCGGGCGCCCTGCTGGCGGGCGAGCTTGGCAAAGTCAGCGCCGATGCCGGAGCAGCAGCCGGTGACGACGATGGTTTTGTTGTTGAGGGTCATGAAAGTTGTCTCCTGCAAATGTTG
This Acidovorax sp. 106 DNA region includes the following protein-coding sequences:
- a CDS encoding coniferyl-alcohol dehydrogenase, whose translation is MTLNNKTIVVTGCCSGIGADFAKLARQQGARVIGVDRNAPTLTLDGFVPIDLGDPAAIDAAMARLPAKVDALANIAGVPGTSPAELVGRVNYLGLRHFTHRVLERMGEGGSIVNIASILGAEWPQRLEPHRALGATASFEEGAKWLAAHPVPQETCYQYFKEALIVWTYTQSQKIFMERGVRMNCVAPGPVFTPILGDFVQMLGQERVEKDAHRMKRPAFSDEVAPVIAFLCSDAARWVSGINLPVDGGLASTYL